CGATCTGAGCGAGGGATTTCCCCTGGTGACGACCAAGAAGGTGCACCTGAAATCCATCATCGTCGAGCTGCTGTGGTTCCTGCGCGGCGACGACAACGTGAAGTGGCTTCAGGAGCGCGGCGTCACGATCTGGGACGAGTGGGCCCGTGAAGACGGCTCGCTGGGCCCCGTCTACGGCGTGCAATGGCGGAACTGGCCCAAACCCGACGGCACCCATGTGGACCAGATCACCGAGGTGGTCCGGCAGCTCAAGACCTCGCCGGATTCGCGCCGCATCATCGTCAGCGCCTGGAACCCGGGTCTGATCGACCAGATGGCGCTGCCGCCGTGCCACGCCTTCTTCCAGTTCTACGTCGCACCGCCGCAGGCCGAAGGTGAGCGGCCAAAGCTCAGCTGCCAGCTCTACCAGCGCAGCGCCGACATCTTCCTCGGTGTGCCGTTCAACATCGCGTC
This is a stretch of genomic DNA from Aquabacterium olei. It encodes these proteins:
- a CDS encoding thymidylate synthase; protein product: MRLVHTTGVLKTDRTGTGTRSVFGHQMRFDLSEGFPLVTTKKVHLKSIIVELLWFLRGDDNVKWLQERGVTIWDEWAREDGSLGPVYGVQWRNWPKPDGTHVDQITEVVRQLKTSPDSRRIIVSAWNPGLIDQMALPPCHAFFQFYVAPPQAEGERPKLSCQLYQRSADIFLGVPFNIASYALLTHMLAQQCDMDVGDFIWTGGDCHIYSNHTEQVELQLSRTPYPYPVLNIKRTPDSIFDYEYEDFEVTEYQHHPAIKAPVAV